Proteins encoded together in one Deltaproteobacteria bacterium window:
- a CDS encoding phosphoribosylanthranilate isomerase gives MERIQIAGIHDLNEAICCLRAGARQLGFPLGLNVHEEDCTEDEARRICRSLPGDVEKTVITYLDRAGDIARLCRWVGASVVQIHGEILVRELARLREMAPGLAIIKSLIVKSDNGETLFLAVERWLPWVDAFISDTFDPETGASGATGKTHDWKVSRALVTHSSKPLILAGGLNPDNAARAISMVRPWGVDSHTGVEGCDGRKDYALVRAFVMNSEAAFEALET, from the coding sequence ATGGAAAGAATCCAGATTGCGGGAATTCATGATCTGAACGAGGCCATTTGCTGTCTGCGGGCCGGTGCGCGTCAACTGGGTTTCCCTTTGGGGCTGAACGTGCATGAGGAGGACTGCACGGAGGATGAAGCCCGCCGGATTTGCCGGTCCCTGCCCGGCGATGTTGAAAAAACGGTCATCACTTACCTGGACCGCGCCGGGGATATCGCCCGCCTGTGCCGTTGGGTCGGGGCGTCCGTTGTCCAGATCCATGGGGAAATTCTCGTTCGGGAATTAGCAAGACTGCGGGAGATGGCGCCGGGTCTCGCGATCATCAAGAGTCTGATCGTCAAATCGGATAACGGGGAAACCCTATTCCTCGCCGTTGAAAGATGGCTGCCCTGGGTCGATGCGTTTATCAGCGATACGTTCGACCCGGAGACCGGCGCCTCCGGAGCCACCGGGAAGACTCACGATTGGAAGGTCAGTCGGGCTCTGGTGACGCACTCTTCGAAACCGCTTATTCTGGCTGGCGGTCTGAACCCGGATAACGCCGCCCGGGCTATTTCCATGGTACGCCCCTGGGGAGTTGATAGCCATACCGGTGTTGAAGGTTGCGACGGGAGGAAGGATTATGCTCTTGTCCGGGCATTTGTCATGAACAGCGAGGCTGCGTTCGAAGCACTGGAAACCTGA